Genomic DNA from Turicibacter faecis:
CCGTCACATCTTTAATTTCTCCGAATTTCAGTAAATCAATTTTAGCGAAGCGATAGCAAAGTGATTCAGCCGGGCTACCATATAGTCCAAAGCCAATGCCTGTTTTTTGTTTCCAGACCTTGGTTGCTTCTTCAAGTCGGTGCATGACTTTTAACGCAAACGCCTCTCCATCAGGGTGCACATGTGACACACCACGCATCAATTTCGTAACTTCATATAAGCCAATATACCCAAGTGAAATCGTTGAATACCCATTTTCAAGCAAAGGATCAATGACAGCACCTTGTGGTAATCGTGCAATGGCTCCATACTGCCAATGAATCGGTGACTCATCCGATAACGTTCCTTTTAATGCCTCATGTCGGCACATGAGCGCCTCGTAACATAGTTCTAGGCGGTTATCGAGTAGCTTCCAAAACTTCTCCTCGTCACCATTTGAAACAATCCCGATTTGTGGAAGGTTGATACTCACAACGCCTTGATTAAAACGTCCTTCGAATTTATAGTTTCCGTCTTCATCTTTCCATGGCGATAAGAATGAGCGACACCCCATTGGACTAAAGACGTTTCCTTCATAAATTTTACGCATTTCCTTCGCCGAAATATAATCTGGATAGAGTCGTTTTGAACTACATTCAACCGCTAATTCGGTGATGTAGTCATACTTTCCACCCTCTAGACAATTATAGTCATGAAGGACATACACTAATTTAGGGAACGTCGGCGTTGTATAAATGCCTTTTTCATTTTTAATTCCTTGAATCCGTTGTTTTAAAATTTCCTCGATGATTAAAGCTACTTCGTTTACATATTCATCATTTAAATCTAAGTTCAAGAATAGGGTGACAAAAGGGCTTTGGCCGTTTGTCGTCATTAACGTGTTAATTTGATATTGAATCGTTTGAACACCTGATGCAAGTTCTTTTTTCATCAACACTTCAACCGCTTGTAATCGTTCTGCTTCGGATGAAATCACGTCTTTTAACATGGCCATATATTTTTCTTTGCTTCGTCTTAAGTATTTTCCAAGATGGCGAACGTCGATGGATTGCCCACCGTACTGGCTACTCGCAACTTGGGCGATAATTTGACTCATGACTGTACACGCCACTTGAAAGCTTTTCGGACTCTCGATCATTCGCTTATTAATGACGGTTCCGTTATCTAGCATATCCTTAATATTAATTAAACAACAGTTGAAGATAGATTGCATGAAGTAATCCATATCATGAAAATGCAGGACACCTTCATCATGTGCTTGAACGATACGAGCCGGTAACTTTTTACGTCGTGTAATATCTTTTGAAACCTCACCGGCAATCAAATCTCGCTGAGTAGAAGCCATCATCGGGTTTTTATTTGAATTCTCGTTCATGACTTCCTCGTTGCTTAAATCAATGAGGCTTAAAATACTGTCATCTGTTGTATTTGTTTCACGTTTAAATTGTTGAATCGCTCGATATCCTTCATAAGCCTTCGCGGTTAACTCCTGACCATTTTCAATAAGCTTCAAATAAACAGCCGTTTCAATTTGAAAAATAGTCGGTGTTTTATGTTGGTGGGCAAACGTTTGATTAATCTCATGGGCAATTTTATTGGCCACATTCTCATTTATAATCCCACTTCCATACTTCATCGCTTTTAAAATCGCTTGATAAATTTTCGATTCATCAAATGCGACATGACTTCCATCACGTTTAATTACCTCACGCATGTCCTCACCCTCTCCAAGACAGGAATCATTAGGAACCTCCTAAGAATATCCCGCCCCTCAACTTTTTTTATCTTTCATTAAAAACTAGATTAGGTCCGCTAAACAGACCCTAAAACATCTTCCAACATTATTTGACCCAAATCGATTATTGGCAAAATAATTATAATCTATCATATTAAAAATCAAACTAAAATTCAAGCATATAAGACAAGATAAATCATGTAAATCATTAAGCCTATTTTCATCCCTATTTCACCAAAATACCACCTCCCTTAAGTCTATGTTTTAGACAAAAAATTTATACCGGGTCATGGCATTGCCCGTACGTATCCTCCGCTACTAGTTGTAAAATGTTTAAACTTAAAAAAAGGAAATCTCTATTTATACGCGTACTGTAAGATAGAAAGATGTCCGAACATCTTGAATATGTTATAATGATTGGAGGAAACATAAAAATGAAAAATTTGAATGATTTAATAAAACAAGTGAAGGGAGATGGAGAAGACGTGGGTCCCCTACGCTAAGGAGTGAGTGTAACGAACTCTTAGCTATCCTCAACTAGTAGGGAATGGACCTGTGTTTATTACCACCGACCATGGACTTTGTGTTCAAGGGACTGTTTGGGAACGGGTTCCCTGGCGTACGAGGCATAGCCCGTACATATCCTCAACTGCTAGGGCCTGGGTTCCCTGCGCCAAGTAGCGAAAGCTCTTGGCTATCCTCCAATAGTAGGGCTTAGAAAAAGCCGGAATTGTTAATTTCATTTTTAAATGCGGTGTTAACACCTGATGAACCAATTACTTCAATTACGTTCAAGGATCGAACGATTGATAAACAATATAAAAATGATAAACTCGGATCGTTAGATATTTTAGCTAAGACAAACAAAGGGGAGTTAATTAATGTTGAGGTTCAGGTAGCGGATGAAAGGAACATGATTGAACACAGTTTATTTTATTGGAGTCGGTTGTTTTCTGGGCAACTCCAAGGTGGAAATCCCTATCAAAAATTAGAACGAACAGTTTGTATTAACCTCCTAGACTTTGATCTACTTGATACACTTGAATACCATAGCTGTTACGTTTTAAAAGAACGCGAGTGAAATGAAATATTAAGTGATTTATTCGAACTTCATTTTATTGAACTTAATAAAATAAAAGACATAAAACAGTCAAGCGAGATTAAGAACCAGTTAGAGGCATGGCTTGGATTTATTAAACATCCCGAAAGTCAAGTTAGCTATGAATTAGCACGCCAGGATGAAACGATTCGTGAGGCAAAGGATGAACTGCTCGTCCTAAGTTGTAATGAGCAATTTCGTTTATACTATGAAGTGCGTTTAAAAGCGTTACTTGATGAGACGAGTCGTCTACAAACTGCACGAGATGAAGGAAAAATAGAACGAGATTTAGAAATTGCCACGAATCTTTTAGACGTCTTAGATGATGAAACCATCTCGCTAAAAACGGGATTACCTTTAAACACCATCCAACAATTACGAAAAAGTTCAACTACATAAACACTCGTCCACATTTTCTGTTTGACCTTCTCAGGGTAGCCCTTTTGGCTACCCTTTTCCTATTTCTTAAAAGAACCACCCTCGATTTACGGTCCTCCTTCTACCCTCCATCAATAGAATTCTTCATTCATAAAAAAAGTTGCCTCCATCGGAGACAACTTTTTTAGATGCGACGCATGAATGATCCAATCACGCTAAATAGAAGAAAAACAGCTGCATTAACTAAGACAACACTCGCACCTGCCGGCGTCGAATATAAGAAAGAGACAGTCATCCCAATAAAAAAGCACGCCACTGAAATAATTCCAGAAGAAATCATAACGCGTTTAAAACTATTAAAAATACGCATCGATGTTAAGGCAGGAAAGATAATTAAACTCGAAATTAACATCGTTCCCATAATCCTCATTCCAAGTACAATCGTAATCGCGGTTAAAAAGGCGATTAACATATTATAAAGCTCTACATTAACACCTGTTGCCTTTGCAAAATTCTCATCAAAGGTCGTGGCAAAAATACGATCATAACAAATAAGAAATAATAAAAATACAATGACTGAAAGAACAATACTTATCTTTACATCGCTAGAAGTCATCGCAAGGACACTCCCAAACATGTAACTATTAATATCTGCATTCAGTCCGCTCGTAAGCGACGTGACTGTCACCCCAATCGCAATAGCACTACTTGAAATCAAACCAATAGCTGCATCCCCCTTAATTTTACTATTTTGAGAGATTCGCAGTAAGAAAAAGGCCGCAATAACAACAACCGGAACGGCTATCTTCAACGGAGCCAAGTTCAAAGCCATCGCAATAGAAAGAGCCCCAAACCCGACATGAGATAACCCGTCCCCAATCATCGAATATCGCTTTAAAACAAGGCTAACTCCTAACAAGGCTGCGCATAATGAGACGGCACTACCGACTAACACAGCACGAACCATAAAACTATAAGAAAACATTTCTTGCCAAATACTAAACATGTTTTACCGCTCCTATATGATGGCACGAATTCGTAAAACATAAATACTCATCCGGTGTCCCATAAAATACAACTTCTTTATTTAACCTTAAAATCTTCGTCGCATGTTCTAACCCACTATTCATATCATGCGTGACCATAATAATACTCATCTTGTAATCCCGATTCAACTCCTCAATAATCTCATACAGATGCTGAGTCGTCACAGGATCAAGCCCTGTTACAGGCTCATCTAATAATAAAATCTTCTCTGAAGCACAAAGCGCACGCGCAATTAACACACGCTGCTGCTGTCCTCCTGATAAATCACGATAGCATTTATCCTTTAAATGTTCAATCTTTAATTTTTTTAAATTATTCAGAGCACGCTGTTTTTCTTCTTTCGAATAGAACGGGCGCCATCCCCGTTTATTGAGGCACCCCGATAACACGACTTCGTACACCGAAGCGGGAAAATCCCGTTGAACAATCGTCTGTTGTGGAAGATAACCGATATCGTGATTTTTTAATTGGGCCCCATATTGAATAGACCCTGATTTCGGCGTTACCAATCCTAAAATGGATTTCATTAATGTACTCTTTCCGGAACCATTATCTCCGATAATACATAAATAATCGCCATCCTCTAAATCAAAGTTCACGTTTTTCAACGCCACTTGATTATCGTACTGTACATTTAAATTTTTACAAGATAAAATTGCCATATTAATTCAGTCCCACTCTTAAATTTTCCACGTTTTGTTTCATCAACGAAAGGTATGTTACCCCTTGATTAAACTCTTCTTTAGAAACATTGTGGCATGAATGTAATAATAACATCTGAGCTCCTGTCTCTTCACTAATCATTTGTGAAATTTTTGGATCCACAAGTTCTTCATAATAAATCGCTGGAATTTGTTGCTCTTTCATCTCCTTAATCATTTGAGCAACAAGGGCTGCACTTGGTTCAGCTTCAAATGGTGCACTAATATAATTAATTCCGTATTCATTTGTTAAGTATTGCATCGCGAATCGGCCACCATGATAAATTGTCTGACGTTTAGCATGAGCTACGACCTCTTCAAACTCATGATTTAACGCCTCTAACTCATTTAAATAGGCATCGGCATTTGCTTGATAGTAGTCCGCATTTTCAGGATCTACCTCACATAAAGCCTCTAAAATATTTTGCACCATAATCATCGCATTTTTAGGGCTTGTCCAAATATGAGGATCGTATGTATGGTCATGCCCATCGTGGTCTGAATGTTCTTTTGCAATTGTCCCATGGTCATGATCTTCCTCAGATTCATGATCGTGTCCAACCTCTGCTTCATGATCGTGGTCCGCTTCAGATTCGTGATCGTGTTCAACCTCTGCTTCATGATCGTGGTCCGCTTCAGACTCGTGATCGTGGTCTTCTTCAGACTCATGGTCATGTTCATCAATCGTACAGTTTGGGGCAATTAGCGAAACACCCTTTGAAACATCTAATACTAAAACATCGTTATTATCAACACTCTCAATAATACTATGCGCCCATGGTTCCATAGATTCACCTGTATAAATAAATAAATCGGATTTATTTATATTAATGAGGTCAGCTGGGGTTGGCTCATAAGAATGAGAATCCATCCCAAAAGGTAATAATAAGGAAACATCTACCTTATCTCCTCCGATAGCACGCGTAAAATCGTACTGGGGAAATAGCGTCGTTACAACTTTGACTTTATCAACTTCATCTGCCTTCTGTTGATCAGTCCCGCACCCAACAAGTAGCAAAAGGGTGGACATCAAGCCGGCAATAAACAATCCTCTTTTTCTCATAAAACTCCTCCTTAAAAACATACTTTACCTATGTTATGTCTATTTTAGCATAGTTTCATACAAATGATAATAGTTATCACCTGAGTTGAATATATGTGCATTTACTCATATATTGTCGTGGAAATGAAAAGAAATTCCTCTTTTTTATCTCCCCTCCTCACATCCAAAGCCTCCATCAAAAAATCACTTTTTTCCTATAAGTCATTAAGGAACCAAAAGCTGAAATTCAAAAATTAGTTACTAACCTCAAAACTATAAAAAAAACATATCGATTAAAATTTCCATATCATATTTATTCAAAAATAATTCATACAGATACCAACAATAAATTATTAGAGTTAAATAACTTTATAAGATCATAAAATTTATTGCATTTTTTTTAAAACTAAATATATACTATATATAGTGAATAGAGGTGGATGTTTGCGGACTACACCTAGGAGAGATGGATGCGTCTATCTCTCCTTTTAATTTTATAGTAAACGTTAAACTTTATTCCTTTATTGCTAATCCATTCCCTTAACAAGACAGTGATATTTTTTTCATAGTAGCGGTGGATACATTTATCTCGTAAATACTAAGTAGTCCCGTAGTGTAGAGGTTCCCAAACATACACTTCCGTAAAGATGAGCAACGTAAAAAAACATTATCTGAGTTCGGAATGACCCTGAGTTGAGATAATGTTTTTTTATTGGTTATTCTACTTATTTAGATTGAGATAAACTGGGGGGACTAACTATGATAACCACGATTTATCTTATTTCTGCTCTACCTATGCCTCTCCCTAGTTATATTTTAAACTAGGGAACCAGGAAATTACAGAAAGAGGAACTAATTAAATCCTTCTATCCAAGGCGAATTGATAAAATTTATTGTCCTGAAACATCTATGTTAGGGCTAAAAGGGATAACCTTTCCACCTTACCTTTATCTTTTACCTTCTCCATAAAACATTTCATTTTCATCTCACTTTACTTGCCCTAAATGCCCTTATAGAAAGATATACAGCTATCCTCAAAAGAAATTTAACAGTCATTCATCCCATGAACTCCATTCCGACTAAACAGAAAAGAGCTAAGCACCTCACCTGGCACTTGGCTCTTTACATGCTTTTACTGTATTATACCTACATTTTGGTTCTCGTAGCTTCTACTTCTTCTAAAGATAATCCTGTTGTTTCTACGATAAAACCATTGTCTAACCCTTTTTGAATTAAATTTTTCGCAATTTCTAATTTCTCTTTTTTTGCCCCTTTTTCCTCTGCAAAGGCTAAGGCACTCGCTTCATCTAGCATCGCTTGTCTACGTTTTTCAAACAATTCTCTTTCCACTTTATTCCCACTTAATCGAATTAACTCCGCTTTAGCTGATTTGATTTCAGATTCAACCGCTTCTAATTCTCTGACTACTTCACTATCAGGTTGATTAATAAAATGTAACCACGCTTCTAGCTTACTTTTGACCTCGTCCGCATGTTTCACATGTTTCATTTTCTTTAGCTCAATAAAGTGTAATTCAATGATATCTGTTAACTCTTCATGAGTTTCACAATCCTTTAAACGATAAACACTATGAAATTTATCATGGTTCAATAAATTAAAATCAATCAAGTTGATACAAATCGTACGGGCTAATTTTTGATAGTCGTTCCCACTCTCTAATTGACCCTCATATAATTTACTCCAATAATAAAGACTTCGTTTAATCATATTGTATTTATTATCGAGTTGAATTTCAATGTTGATATGTTCCCCTTTATCCGTCGTTGCCCGCACATCCAATCGGCTATATTTATCCGTAAGATACTCTTTCTCAATAGTTGTATCCTGTAAAGTGACTGATTTAATGGGATCACTCGGATTCAATACCGCATTCAAAAAGGAAATGAGGATGTTCGGATGCTTCTCATTTCCAAAAATTTTCTTAAATACAAAATCCATCTTAGGTGGTAATAGGGCTAACGTCATTTGACTTTCTCTTCCTTTCTTCTTCACTCTATATTTTCTTCTACTAGTTATATTATAAAGGATTCCTAACTCATAAACCATATCCTAGAGGTAAATGACAATAGTTGCACTTAAGTATTGTCCAATAACCTCATTTATCCTGTTTGCTCTCATCTTCATTCAAAAGAAGGTAACCTCTCCTAATCATACATTTCCGCTCACGCTAACCCTTTCATTGATCCCGATTAGCATCATCAACTAACAAATCATAACCACTCTCTTAATGTTTCATCAGGGATAAGTGACCCACTCCATACGACCAACTTACCTGATAGTCATAGAAAAAGCCATCAAGGTATCGTAAACCTCGATGGCTTCGTTATGAGTAATTATTTGATAACTGGAACACGATAAAACATTGATGTATCCATATTTGACAACAAATAACCCCTTATGTCTTTGGCCCCCTAACAACGAGGAACCCGTTGATTTTTATTATTGATGTAAGCCATCAAAAATTTGTTTTTGCTCGGTTAACGTCGTACGAGTAGATGACGTGATATACAACGGCTCATTGTCTTGATAAAGTGTCGTGTAAATATCTCCTGTTACATTTGAGCCGTAAGTTAATTTAATCACCTTGTCTTCCCCTTTAAGCGTATAGGCATGCATCACTTCATCCATATCCCCAACAACAAAAGAATAATCTGTGACTTCAGATAGGTCCTCATTGACCTCCTCACTTACCTCAGGCTCAATATTGAACATCGAACGAATTTCATCGATCGTTACTGTCTCTTCACTCATCCGACTCGCAACTTCCTGATAACTCCCTAACATCTTTGTCGGTGTTTCATTTAAAAGGTCCCTAATCGCTTCATCCTTTGCGACAACCGAAGTCTTACTTACCATATTCTCTTGTGCAACAGTTAATTTGCTCATCGAATCGTGCCAATCATACATGAGGCTAGCCACTTGATCCGCACTGACTTCAACCGTTAACTTCTCATCTCCTTTTTCGAAGACTTTAATAGTTCCTAGATCCTCGGTCGCCTCTCCTAACGTTTGAGGGAGTTTATTTACAGCGACGCTTTCTCCCTGCGCTAAGACTTCTGACGTTTTAAAATAATAATCACTTAAACTTTCCGACTTTTCCTGTGAATGCGGCGATTGGCATCCTCCAACCCATAAACTTAAAGCAACGACAGCCATTGTTCCTATTTTTTTCAACTTCATCCCTCTTTCCTATCTTCATCCATTTCCTTTAATCGTTCACTCACATCGTTCATCAATTTTTCAAAATATCTTAGTCGATGGTCATATTGCTTATACGCTAGTGCCTGTAATTGACTAGGCCCGTATAAAATAGATTCATTGTCATACTCCTCAAAGTGCGCTAATTTCTTAGTTAACCCCTGTTCATTGGCCTTGTCAATGAGCTCGCCTAATTGTTTAAATTGATGATTATACCACCACTTAAATGGAAGTTTAATAAAATAACCTACGATTCCGGCATCCGTGAACCCATCTAAGCTTGCAGCAAGTTTACATCGTTTCGCACACACGAATAACCGATGATACGTCTGTTCCATCTCCAACACGTCCCCCCTCCTCTTTGCCTTAAACGATACTTTCATTATAATACAAATTTATCCTCTGTTATAGAAGTGTAATGAAAAATTTGTCTTTTAAAGAATATTTTAATTATTTTGTAAAATTGCCATCATTTTCACACCACTTCTTCCTTTAAGCAGCAATCCCCTCCTTCATTTTAGACGGGACTCAATCATTCATCCTAGCTTTCGAACCTCATGCCCCAAAAGGTCGCATACGATGCCCCCTTTAACGTGAGAAAAAAAGCACCCCCCATGGATGTCTCCATGCGGGGTGCTTTAATG
This window encodes:
- a CDS encoding metal ABC transporter solute-binding protein, Zn/Mn family, which gives rise to MRKRGLFIAGLMSTLLLLVGCGTDQQKADEVDKVKVVTTLFPQYDFTRAIGGDKVDVSLLLPFGMDSHSYEPTPADLININKSDLFIYTGESMEPWAHSIIESVDNNDVLVLDVSKGVSLIAPNCTIDEHDHESEEDHDHESEADHDHEAEVEHDHESEADHDHEAEVGHDHESEEDHDHGTIAKEHSDHDGHDHTYDPHIWTSPKNAMIMVQNILEALCEVDPENADYYQANADAYLNELEALNHEFEEVVAHAKRQTIYHGGRFAMQYLTNEYGINYISAPFEAEPSAALVAQMIKEMKEQQIPAIYYEELVDPKISQMISEETGAQMLLLHSCHNVSKEEFNQGVTYLSLMKQNVENLRVGLN
- the nrdD gene encoding anaerobic ribonucleoside-triphosphate reductase; this encodes MREVIKRDGSHVAFDESKIYQAILKAMKYGSGIINENVANKIAHEINQTFAHQHKTPTIFQIETAVYLKLIENGQELTAKAYEGYRAIQQFKRETNTTDDSILSLIDLSNEEVMNENSNKNPMMASTQRDLIAGEVSKDITRRKKLPARIVQAHDEGVLHFHDMDYFMQSIFNCCLINIKDMLDNGTVINKRMIESPKSFQVACTVMSQIIAQVASSQYGGQSIDVRHLGKYLRRSKEKYMAMLKDVISSEAERLQAVEVLMKKELASGVQTIQYQINTLMTTNGQSPFVTLFLNLDLNDEYVNEVALIIEEILKQRIQGIKNEKGIYTTPTFPKLVYVLHDYNCLEGGKYDYITELAVECSSKRLYPDYISAKEMRKIYEGNVFSPMGCRSFLSPWKDEDGNYKFEGRFNQGVVSINLPQIGIVSNGDEEKFWKLLDNRLELCYEALMCRHEALKGTLSDESPIHWQYGAIARLPQGAVIDPLLENGYSTISLGYIGLYEVTKLMRGVSHVHPDGEAFALKVMHRLEEATKVWKQKTGIGFGLYGSPAESLCYRFAKIDLLKFGEIKDVTDKGYYTNSYHVDVREEIDAFTKLEFESQFQSISTGGCISYIEIPNMSHNLEALKQVVNYIYHHIQYAEFNTKSDCCHVCHYEGEILLNDDLTWECPNCHNKDQAKMNVIRRTCGYLGDNFWNKGKTEEIKNRVLHL
- a CDS encoding metal ABC transporter ATP-binding protein; translation: MAILSCKNLNVQYDNQVALKNVNFDLEDGDYLCIIGDNGSGKSTLMKSILGLVTPKSGSIQYGAQLKNHDIGYLPQQTIVQRDFPASVYEVVLSGCLNKRGWRPFYSKEEKQRALNNLKKLKIEHLKDKCYRDLSGGQQQRVLIARALCASEKILLLDEPVTGLDPVTTQHLYEIIEELNRDYKMSIIMVTHDMNSGLEHATKILRLNKEVVFYGTPDEYLCFTNSCHHIGAVKHV
- a CDS encoding Rpn family recombination-promoting nuclease/putative transposase, yielding MKKKGRESQMTLALLPPKMDFVFKKIFGNEKHPNILISFLNAVLNPSDPIKSVTLQDTTIEKEYLTDKYSRLDVRATTDKGEHINIEIQLDNKYNMIKRSLYYWSKLYEGQLESGNDYQKLARTICINLIDFNLLNHDKFHSVYRLKDCETHEELTDIIELHFIELKKMKHVKHADEVKSKLEAWLHFINQPDSEVVRELEAVESEIKSAKAELIRLSGNKVERELFEKRRQAMLDEASALAFAEEKGAKKEKLEIAKNLIQKGLDNGFIVETTGLSLEEVEATRTKM
- a CDS encoding metal ABC transporter permease codes for the protein MFSIWQEMFSYSFMVRAVLVGSAVSLCAALLGVSLVLKRYSMIGDGLSHVGFGALSIAMALNLAPLKIAVPVVVIAAFFLLRISQNSKIKGDAAIGLISSSAIAIGVTVTSLTSGLNADINSYMFGSVLAMTSSDVKISIVLSVIVFLLFLICYDRIFATTFDENFAKATGVNVELYNMLIAFLTAITIVLGMRIMGTMLISSLIIFPALTSMRIFNSFKRVMISSGIISVACFFIGMTVSFLYSTPAGASVVLVNAAVFLLFSVIGSFMRRI